The DNA window CTCCAAGCCGGACGCAGCCTCAGCGTCAGTATTCTCCACCTTCCAGAAGAGAAAATACTTCTCCCGGTTCACCGTCAAGAGTGAGCCCTGAGAGAGCCTCTCCAAGATCATATGAGCAAGGTGGTAGCAGGAATACAGCTCCTGCTCCTTCGCAACGCTCTTATACTCCACCTAAAAGTGATTATGCTGCTCCGTCAAGAAGTACACCTTCTCGTACGGCTCCTTCTACAAGTCCAAGTCGTTCAAGTGCTCCAAGCAGAACAGCGCCATCGCGAAGTACTCCAAGCCGTTCTTCCTCTCCAAGTAGAAATTACTCTGCGCCTTCGCGCTCTTCATCACCTTCTATGTCGAGTCCTTCAAGGGGAGGCGGCTCAAGAAGTGTTTCACCATCTGGAGGAAGCAGGTCAAGCTCTCCACGATAGATACATAATGTAAATAAACAATATAGGCATGATTGATTTTTCAAAGAAATTAGGCTTGTTTTTGGGCTTTTTATTTGTAAGTGTGTGGACTTTAGCCCAATCACCTTATGAAGCGTTGCGCTATTCTGAAACAACTTTTCTCGGTTCTTCCAGAGGCAGAGCGCTATCCGGTGCATTCGGTGCGCTTGGGGCAGATTTTACAGCAATTGGAGTCAATCCCGGAGGCGTTGGGATGTTTCGTAAGAGCGAGTTTGTTGCTACATTAGGACTTCAGGCAAGAAGTAATTTTTCAGGTTATGCCAATAGCGAAACCGATGACCTGCGCGTCCGTGCCAACATCCCCAATATCGGTTTTATATACACCAAACTATTTGTGGATGACAGCGGAAGAAAAACAAAAGGCAAATGGACCTCCTTTAATTTTGCTGTGGGAATCAATCGTACTGCAGATTTTAATGAGCACCGCTTTTGGGAATCTAAAAATGCCAGACGCTCTTTACTTCCTGCACTTGCAAATGAGCTCAATGGATTAGGGCCCAATCAAATTTCAATGGGAACTGCATCAGCAGAGGCCGTGATGGGCTGGAATTCTTATCTGCTGAATCCATTGCCTAATGATACTTTGTCTTATTCTTCTGTTACAGACAATCGAGAAATAACACAAAGAATCAACTCTGAAATCCAGGGTGGCATCAATGATATTTCCATTACGCTTGGGGCGAATTACAATGATAGATTGTACTTTGGAGTTTATCTGGGCATTCCGGTTCTGCGCTACACAGAAAACATAACCCACAGGGAGTTGGATGAAGAAAATGCCTATACCGGCTTTGACAATTTTCGAATGGAACAGGAGCTCTCTACAATGGGTATTGGCTTTAATACAAGAATTGGCTTGCTTTACCGGGTCAATAATTATTTCAGGGTAGGTGCTTCTATTCATTCACCAACTTTTTATGGCCTTCAGGATGAGTTTTCAGGAAGTATCAGCAGTGATTTAGATACCACAACCCATCGCTACGAGACTGCAGAAGGGAGTTTTGATTACAGTCTTTCCACACCCTGGCGTTTTAATGCAAGTACAGCTGTACTGTTTGGAAAATATGGTTTCTTCTCGCTTGATTATGAATATGTTGATTATAGAAAAGCGCGCTATTTTCTCGACAGTGATTATTCTACATTTGAAAATGTGTTGAATGAAAGTGTAGATAATATCGCACAAAATGCTTCTAATATTCGGGCAGGAGTAGAGTTTGCAATTGGCCTGTTCAGGATTAGAGGAGGATATGCTATTTATGGGTCTTCACTGAGTGGTGAATCCTTTCTTGGAAGAAACTCAGGGCAAATGGCCTCAGGGGGTGTCGGATTTCGCTTAGAAAAGGTTTATCTGGATTTTGCTTATAACAGGTTGATCTACAAAGAGCGCCTGAATGTACTTTTCAATGGCATTCAATCAACCGACAAGGTAGTGCGCAATATGGTAACGGCTACTGTGGGTTATAGGTTTTAACCTATCGGTCTTTCAGAAAATAAAAAACCCCGGTTGTCCGGGGTTTAATTTTTTGGGGTTATCGTTTATTTAATGGAGGAAATTCGCGTTGATTGTGGCCGGTATATATTTGTCTTGGCCTACCAATCGGTTGTTTTTCATCAATCATTTCTTTCCATTGAGCAACCCATCCCGGTAAACGGCCAAGTGCAAACAGTACCGTAAACATTTGTACTGGGAAGCCAATAGCCCTGTATATAATACCTGAATAGAAATCTACATTTGGGAAGAGTTTTCTATCAACAAAATAATCATCTTTCAATGCAGTTTTTTCCAGTTTTTTAGCAATATCAAGGATTGGATCATTAATGCCGAGTTTGTCCAGTACTTTGTCACAGGCATCTTTAATCAGGAGTGCGCGCGGGTCAAAGTTTTTATAAACACGGTGTCCAAAGCCCATTAAACGGAAAGGATCGTTTTTGTCTTTGGCTTTATTGATCCATTTTTCTACACTTCCGCCATCTTTCTTGATATTCTCCAGCATCTCAATCACTTTCTGATTGGCACCTCCGTGAAGCGGTCCCCAAAGTGCTGCAATGCCTGCCGAAATTGAAGCGTAAAGATTGGCCTGAGAAGACCCTACAATTCTCACTGTGGATGTAGAACAGTTTTGCTCGTGATCGGCATGAAGGATCAATAATTTATTCATAGCATCTACAACCACAGGATCTACTTCGTATGATTCGGTAACATGACCGAAAGTCATATACAAATAGTTCGAAACATAGTCGAGATCATTTCTTGGGTACATGATCGGATGCCCTGCAGATTTTTTATAAATCATAGAGCAAAGCGTTGGCATTTTAGCCAACAGACGGATCATGGTCAGTTCCTTTTCCTCATTGGATCGGTTTGGATCCAGTGAGTTGGGGTAGAAAGAGGAAAGCGAAGATACCATTGCGATCAATTGCCCCATTGGGTGTGATGCTGTAGGATAAGCATCAAAAATATGTTTGGTGTCTTCATGAACGAGGGTGTGTCTTGTGATTTTTTCTTCAAAAGCACTGAGTTGTTTTGCATTGGGCAACTCACCATTGAATAACAAGTAACATACCTCTATAAAAGAAGAATTATTGGTCAGATCTTCGATAGAATAACCCCGATATCTAAGGATTCCTTCTTCACCATTTAAAAAAGTGATTTCGCTGGTAGTCGCACCGGTATTTTTATAACCTGTATCGAGGGTTACATAACCGGTTTCAGCTCTAAGGCTCTTTATATCAAAGGCTTTTTCGTTTTCAGTTCCGGTAAATACCGGAAATTCGTAAGTCTTATCTTCGAGGGTTAATTTCGCTTTTTCTGACATTTTGGTTTATAGAATTTTTATTTGAGATTGCAGCAAATGTACGGAATCGGGGTTGAATTTTAAAAAAAATGATTGTCCGAAACATTTGGGATTCGGGCTTAAGGCTATTTCTTAATATTGTTTAACAGTTTTTCATTGATCTCATATTACTTGGAAAAGTATAAATATTAAGCTGTGTGTTGTTCTATTCTTTTTCATCCGTATCCAGTGCTTTTCTAAGCAAATCTTCCGGCAATTGCTTTTTGCTTCTAGCGCCCAATTGTTTGATTTTCTCAGCCCGGCTTATCAAGTTGCCCCGTCCTTCACTCAGCTTGTTCATGGCATTGCTAAATGATCGGTTGCTTTGGTCTAATCTGCTTCCCAGATCCGTCATATCATCGACAAAGCCTTTGAATTTATCGTAAAGATTCCCGGCATTTTCAGCAATTTCTATCACGTTTTGGCTTTGGTATTCGTTTTTCCAGATATTGGCAATGGTTTTCATGGTCGCCAGAAGGGTAGAAGGAGTTACAATAACAATATTGTTTGCAAAGGCCTCATTAAACAAGTCTTGTTTGTTTTCTATAGCCAGCGAAAAAGCAGACTCTATGGGCACGAAAAGCAAAATAAAATCCAGTGATCCAATTTTATAAAGATCCTGGTATTGCTTTCTGTCAAGGCTTTTGAAATGACTGCGCAATGATTGTATATGTCCGTTCAGGTAAAATGCTTTCTCTTTTTCATCTTCAGTATTAATATATTGCTCATAGGCAGTGAGCGATACCTTCGAGTCAATAATTACTTTTTTCTGGTCGGGCAAATGCACGATAACATCGGGTTGAAAACGCTTGTTTTCATCTGTGGTAAAACTCGTTTGGGTGTCGTATTCCCGGCCTTTTTGCAAGCCAGACATTTCAAGAATGCGTTCCAAAACCATTTCGCCCCAATTGCCCTGGGTTTTTGAATCGCCTTTGAGCGCTTTGGTCAAATTGTGTGCTTCGTCCTGCAATTGTTTGTTGAGGTCGCGCAGGCTCTTCAATTCATGTGAGAGTTCGGAGCGTTCCTTTGATCCCCTGATGTATGTTTCATTGATGGTTTTCTTAAAATCTTCAATACGCTCTTTCAATGGATCAAAAACATCCTTTAATTTTTCCTTATTGAGCTCAGTGAATTTGGTCGATTTTTCATCAAGAATGCGGTTGGCGATCAGTTCAAATTCTTTGTGAAACCTTTCCTGTAGATTTTCAATATCTGCTTTTTGCTCCACCAATTTTTCAAGTAGATTTTCATTTCGGGTTTCTAATTCAGCAACTTTAGACTCAGATTTGCGATAGGCGTATTGCTCTTCCTCTCTTTTTACTTGCAAATTATCCAGTTGCTCTTTAAGCAAGAGGCTCCTTTCTTTCAATTTTTCCGCTTCCAGTGTAATATTTTGTTTTTCTGCTTCTGATTGTTCAAATTCATCAAATGAAATTTGCTTATTGTTTTTGTGTTTGAAATACATAAATAGTACCCCAAATATAAATCCAATAAACAATCCGCCTATGCTGCTTATTATATCCACGAATAAATTGTTCTAAGTAAACAACCTCGGGGCAAGCCCACGAGGCATTTGTTTGAAAAAAATACTTTTGATTACGAGGCAAGCCTCGGAGCATTTAAATCTCGATTATCGAGTAAAAATTTTAAAACTAAATCTGTGAAAACTAGCGTATTTTCGCCCTTGTTTTCAAGCTATGAATAATAAAGATACAAAGACCAAAAGACTCTCTTTCGAGAATACTGCCATTGCTTTTGCCGATAAGAGTGATTTGGAGTTAAAAGAGGCTTATTGGATGTATAAACTGATCAACAATGGAACCCTGGTGGAATTGGGCAGTTTTTTTACAAATATGGCATTGAAATTCCGTTTTCCGGTAAAACCTGTAGTCAAGGCAACTGTTTTCAAACTTTTTGTGGGAGGTGAAAGCCTGGAAGAAGCACGTCCGAAAATCGAGCGCCTGGCCGGTTATGGCATAAATACCATTTTGGATTATGGAGTAGAAGCCAAATCTTCTGAATACGATTACAACAAGACCTTGCAGGAAAAATTGAATGCCATTGCTTTTGCCGGAAATCAAAAATCAGTAAAAGTGCTCTCTTGCAAAATTACCGGACTCGGGCGTTTCAGGCTGTTTGAGAAAGTACATGCCGGAGAGCGGATAAGTTTGACAGAAGAGCGCGAAATGGAAAGAGTGGTAGATCGCGTAGAGCAATTGTGTGAAGCTGCAAAAAGGCAGAATATTGCGCTGTTTTTTGACGCAGAAGAAAGCTGGATTCAGAGACCGCTGGACATTATCATTCGCGAGATGATGGAACAATTCAACCAAGAAAAAGTGATAGTTTACAATACCTACCAGATGTACCTGAAAAATCGCTCAGAGGATATGAAGCAACACTACAAAGATGCTTTGGAAAGCGGTTTTAAGTTTGGTGTAAAACTGGTGCGCGGGGCCTATATGGAAAAAGAAAGAGATCGTGCCCATAAAATGAATTATCCTTCTCCGATTTATGACAACAAGCCCGCTGTTGATGAGGCGTATAACAAAGCACTGCGCTATTGTTTGGACGATGTGAAAAATATCGCACTGTGTGCAGCTACCCATAATGAGGAAAGCTGTATGTATCTGGCAGATGAAATTGAAAAAAGTAAAATCTCAAACGATCATCCGCACCTGATGTTTGCCCAGCTTTTGGGAATGGGCGAAAACCTCACCTTTAATTTAGCCGATTATGGTTTTCATACAGCTAAACTGGTGCCATTTGGCCCGGTCAAAGATGTGATTCCTTACCTGATAAGGCGCGCTCGTGAAAACAGTTCAGCAGAAGGGCAAATGAGCAGGGAATTATCACTTTTGAAAAATGAGATTGAGCGCAGACGTATTTTCTCTGTATAACTTTCAGGCTTGTTTCCATAAGGCCTAAAGCCCCGATAGTTTCAGCCAGTTTTCCAATATTTTCAATCCGTATTCACTCAGTATGGATTCTGGATGGAACTGAATCCCGTAAATATTTTTATCCCGATGTTTTATGGCCATAATGGTGCCATCTTCGGTTTTTGCTAATATCTGTAAGGGGCTGTTTTGCTGCAATTGGATAGCCAGGGAGTGATAACGCATTACTTTAAAGTTATTTGGCAAACTTTTAAACAAAGGCTCATTTTTTTGTGCAACATACATTTCATTTGCCTTTCCGTGTACCGGGGTTTGCATTTCATAGAGCGTGTCTCCAAAATACTGCCCTATCGCCTGATGTCCGAGGCATACGCCTAAAATCGGTATTTTTCCACTGGCCTTTTCAATCAATATTTTACAGAGTGGGGCTTTAGCAGGCTTTTCTGGACCGGGCGATAAGACAATGCTTTTTACTTTTTGAAAATCGATTTTCTGCCATTCCAGGGAATCACTTCTCAGTACTTTGTAATCAATACCAAGTTGTCTGAAGTAATCGTACAAGTTGTAAGTAAATGAATCGTAATTGTCTAAAAGCAGATGCATTGCAGAACACTTATTTTTTAAGGTATTCACTCAATTGCTCAAATAAGCCATTGAACCAGGGCAGTATTTCAGATAGAAAACTGTAGGTAATAGGTGCAATGGGCATGATAAAATTGAAAGTATTGGATTCCGTTTTTTGTGCTTCGCTGATGAGCGCCATTTGATCGGCAAACCACAAAAATGTGCTGAATACCAGCGTGAGCACCAGGCACCAAAGCAAGGCTCCCAGCAATTGATTGATAAAATTGAGGTATAGCGTTTTAAGAACACTTTCAACAGCCCAGGCCACTGTTCTCACCAATAATATTACTACAATAAAAAGCAGTAGAAATACGCCAATGGAAATATAAACCGATTCCAAATTAAAGGTATCCTGAATCAATACAATGAGTTGGCCGCTGTATTTCAGTGCTGCAGCCAGACCCAAAAAAAGCGCTAAAATGCTAAAAATGGAATGCACCAATCCCCTTCTGAAACCCAGAAAAAAGCCAAAAGCCAAAAAGGCCAGATATACAATGTCAACGACCATTGATTAGCCCAAGAGCGATTTCACGATATCCGCAATCATTTTACCATCTGCTTTTCCGGCAAATTTCTGATTGGCAATGCCCATCACCTTACCCATGTCTTTCATGGAAGAAGCACCGGTATCGGCTACGATCTTTTCGAGTTCTGCTTTCACCTCTGCCTCGCTCATTTGCTCGGGCATAAATTTTTCTATCACAGCAATTTCAGCCGCTTCTTTGTCCGCCAGATCATCGCGATTTTGTTCCTTGAAAGTCGCCATAGCATCTTTTCTTTGCTTTAGCTCTTTTTGCAAAATCTTGAGCTCAGCAGCTTCATCCAGTTCCGTGCCTACTTTTTCGGTTTTTGCCAGCATAATGGCAGATTTAACGGCACGCAAAGCGCGCAAACTGTCTTGGTCTTTTTCCTTCATGGCCGTTTTCATGGCCGTCATTATATTTTGTTCTAAACTCATGGCTGTAATTTTTATTCGAAGTTAATGAAAAAAGAACGCTGATGACACAGATATAGCGGGTTTACCGCTGAAACATCAGCGAATATCATGATGATCAGCGGCATCAGCGTTCCATTCCCTCCATTCCCCAAAATAAACTATTTTCGCAATGCTATGAAGATAATCGGGATTTCGGCTTTTTACCACGATTCGGCTGCTGTTTTGCTCAGCGATGGCGCAATTGTAGCGGCAGCACAGGAAGAGCGATTTACCCGCAAAAAACACGATGAGGGTTTTCCTGCCAATGCCCTGAAATTTTGCCTAAAAAAAGGCAATTGCCAACTCGAAGACATCGACTATATCGTTTTTTACGACAAGCCTTTTTTGAAATTTGAGCGATTGCTGGAAACCTATTATGCCTTTGCCCCAAAAGGTTTGCGTTCCTTTTTAAGTGCCATGCCCATTTGGATGAAGGAAAAACTTTTCCTCAAGCGATTGCTCAAGGAAGAACTCAATAAGCTGGGAAAATTCGATGCCAAAAAGCAAAAGATTCTATACAGCGAGCATCATTTGGCACACGCTGCCTCTACCTTTTTTGTGTCTCCTTTTGAGGAGTCTGCCATACTCACCATTGATGGTGTGGGCGAATGGGCAACGGCAAGTCTAGCCATGGGAAAAGGCAATGACATTCAAATTTTGAAAGAACTGCACTTCCCGCATTCGCTGGGTTTGCTCTATTCTGCCTTCACTTATTTTTTGGGCTTTAGGGTCAATTCCGGGGAATACAAACTGATGGGACTGGCGCCCTACGGCAATCCAGAGGATCCACAGACAAAGGAGTTTGTCGATTTGATCAAAAGCAAATTGATAGACCTGAAGGCGGATGGTTCCGTGTGGCTGGATCAATCGTATTTTGATTATGCCACCGGGCTGCGCATGGCGAATGATAAAAAATGGGAACAGCTTTTTGGCTTTGCGCGCAGAAGTGAAAAAGAGGCATTGCAGCAAAAGCATTGCAACCTGGCCATGGCTATACAGCAGGTAACAGAGGAAGTGGTGTTGAAAATGGCTGAGTATTTAAAAGAACTTACGGGCCAACAAAATATTTGCTTGTCAGGTGGTGTGGCACTCAATTGTGTGGCCAATGGAAAATTGGAAGAAGCTGGGATTTTTGAAAACATCTACATACAACCTGCTGCCGGAGATGCTGGAGGGGCTTTGGGCGCAGCGATTTCCACGCATTTTATGTATTTGCAAAATGAAAGAACTGCGCCAAAAAATGGTATTGATAGCATTTTGTACAGCTACCTCGGCCCTGAATTTTCCAATGCTGAAATTCAAAGCACTTTAGATGGTTTTAAAGCGGATTATCAATTATTGGAAACCCATCAGATTTCTAAAGAAACCGCCAAACTACTGGCAGATGGAAAAGTAGTAGGTTGGTTTCAGGGGGGTATGGAGTGGGGGCCACGGGCATTGGGCAACCGTAGTATTTTAGGCGATCCAGGTCGCAGCGATATGCAGAAAAAACTGAACCTTAAAATAAAATACCGCGAAGGTTTTCGTCCTTTTGCACCTATCGTAATTGAGGAAGATGCCCATCAGTTTTTTGAAATGAAAGGTCCTTCGCCTTATATGCTCATGGTAAAACCCGTTCAGCAATCTATTCGCAAACCGCTGCCCAGTGATTTTTATGATATGGAATTGATGGAAAGATTGAAAATCGAACGCTCTACTTTACCCGCCATTACCCATTTGGATTTTAGCGCACGCATTCAAACCGTTTCCAAAGATTCCAATGAGAGGCTCTATGATTTGCTTCAAAATTTCAAGCAGGAAAAAGGCTATGGGGTTTTGGTTAATACCAGTTTTAATGTGCGTGGCGAACCCATTGTCTGCACGCCCGAAGATGCCTACCATTGCTTTATGAATACCGAAATGGATGCCCTTGCGATTGGAGATTTTCTACTGCTAAAAGAAAAACAGCCGAATTGGGAAAAGAAAAGTGCTGAAGAGTTGTTTGGGTTAGATTGATTTTAATTTACTCAAAATGCACTTCCGCGATTAATTAACTTTTTCAAATAAAAAAGTTCTTTCTACAGTCCTTCCATGCTGGGTACTTCCATATATTACTTCAACTAGCTTATAGTTTTTACGCTTGTACTTATCAATGATATTATTTACTGTCAACTGATAACTTTCCATGTTTTCAGGCACAAACACTTCTATGTCTTGGTTTTCAAGTACTTTCCCATTTTCAGTTACTATAACTTTACTGTAATCCTGATATCTGGATTGATAGACATTGACCATCAGATAACCACTGTTTTCCTGTCCTTTTAAATCCATTGTGATCAAGAAAAAAGAGATAAAAAATAAGATGACGAATGTTTTAAGCTGATCTGGTTTCATAGCATAAGTTTTTTAATGTTGATTTAGAGATAAGATGAGAATTGCTAATTTAATCTAAAATCATACTTTTTAATAAAATATTCTATTGAGTTCTAAGTGGTGAGTAAGAAGTGAACTTATGTTACTAAGAGGAAAACAAGCCTACTGGAAAAAGCTAAGTGCCGAGGAGTTGTTTGGGTTGGATTGAGTTTATTTATTCGAAATTTCACTCAACAGTTCTACCAATTCTTTATTGGTGATATCACTTTGCTCAGACTTGTCATAAATATCCAATAAATAAACAACTTTCCCACGAATATATAAATATGTAATCACCCTTGCGCCACCTGATTTTCCTTTGTTTTTAGACTTTATAGCAAGCCGAATTTTGTAGCAATTTTTTCCAAGTGCAGTTCCCGTTTCGGGATCAGCGGAAAGTTTGTTGTGGAGTTCTAATAGTTCTTTCTTAAGAGAAGGGAATTTTTTGATAAGACGTTTTGCCCTTTTCTGAAAATACGGTATGGTTTCAATCTGGTATTTCATCCAGAAAATCCTTGAGTGAAGTGGTTTTAATCTTCCCTTCTTTTGCCAGGTTTACTTCTTCTACGGCTTGTTTCAGGCCTTTTAAGAATTCTGCTTTTGTATTTGTTAAAGGAGTAGCTTTAACAAAAGAGAAGTTTTTGAGTACCTCAACAAAAAATGCTGCTTTACTATCCTTTATGTCTAACAGAATTTTCATACTTCCATTATTTATTTGAATACTGTAAGAAATACAATAGATGTAAACGATGCTTGCGTTTTATTAGTTCTAGTGAAAATAATAAATTCCATGTAAAGTCCATATCCCGTGTTTTGTCTTTTGAAACCGACAAATTAAGGCAGTTTTTGTCTTTTTAACTCGACATTTTACAAAAGAATTTAAGAAATAAAATTAAAGATGAACACCGAAATGTTGTAACTCGTGCTGCAATAGCTGTTTTTAGGTTTAGACATAGATTATTCATTCTCTCTAACCAGGAGAAAGAATAAAGTACCTGACGCAAAGCCATCTCTAGTAGTAGAGAGAACTTTATAGCCTTTGTCTTCAAAACCTTGAACTATCTTAATGACCTTATTATAATCTGCATAGTTATTTTCTTCACCTTTGCTGGGTTCGATTACATTATATTCTTCCCCATTAACCGATATAAATATTACTTCAGACCTTGGTCCTCTAACAAGAATAGTAACGTAATCATTATGTGCAAACAATAATTGACTTGATAAAACAATTGTTACAATTAACAATGACTTAATGAATAAACTCATACTCTTGAATTTTAAATTTACCAAATATACCAAATAATTGCCTGATTGAAAGAAATTGGATTTTAATTAAGTTTATGAAATCATAAAAATCAACCATGGCCTACTACCTCAGAAAAGCACTTTCATTTGGTCCTTTGCGATTGAATTTTTCAAAAAGCGGCATCGGGCTCTCGGCAGGAGTTACGGGCGCAAGAGTTGGCATTGGCCCCAAAGGTGCATATGTGCACGGAGGCCGCCACGGATTGTATTACCGCAAATATTTATCATCGGGAAAAAAGAGCGCCAAAGCCGATGCACAAAATCTGCAATCGGGCAGCAGGGCGTATTTTGTCGATACCGGACTGACTTATGGCAAAGGCATTCCACAAGCCGATGAAGCAGAAATACCCGCTGCCCCAGATCTTGAAAAAGGAGGCTGTCTGGCCAAAGGACTGCTTATGCTTGGGGTTCTCATGCTATTTCCAGGCCTGTTCTTTTGGCCTTATTGGATTTTTTTTCCTGCTGCATTTGCAATATTGCTCGGTGTTGTTTTAAGCTATCAGAACAAGAAACAGGTGAAAACGAGCAGGGCTTTGTTGGAAGAAATTGAAAGGGATTTTGAGGAAAGGAAACCCGTTGAGGAAATCATCTTCAAAATCAAGAAAGCCAATTTACCTGCACAGCACAAGCAATTCCTGGACTTTCACTTTTTTGTTTTGCTGCACGATACCTTTTATGAGCAGCCGGAATATATTCAGCCGGACGAATTGCAGAAACTCGAAAAACAACTGGTTTTACCAGAAAAAGACAAAGCAGCCATAAAGGTAACGGTGTTCCAAACCTTTCTGGATGAAATGATGGAAGATCACCTGATTTCAGCGGAAGAAGAGCAGCAATTGATACAATTAAAAGATACCCTGCAATTGAAAGATGCTGCCATAGATCGCGAAATCAAATTGATGGATGCCATGGTGGAAATGCGCAGGGCCATGGAAACTGAGCCCAGCCCGCTTCAAAGTGAATTGCAATTGAAAAAAGAGGAAAAACTCTACTATCGCAATGAAGGAAAGCTGTTGAAAGAAAAAATCCAAAAGCGATTTCAGCGCAACAATATCCAGTACAAAGAAATTGGCTACGATGTGGATATGGAAGGCGAGGTTTGCCTCACAAGCGAGCGCATTTTGATCATTGCCGATGGCGAACGCTCTTATTCATTGGATGATGTGAAGGATGTAACCCTGTCATTGGAAGACAATACCCTGCAACTCAGAATCACCAATCGCAAAAATCCCCTGATCTTTTCCATGCCCGATGTGCCTGTTTTTGCAGGGAAACTGAATCATTTGCTGCCCGACACAGCTTAACTAAGCTAAATTGTAATTATTTGTTGCCTAACACTTAAAATTTTGTTTGTGTAGCAAATATAAATTCCAAATTATTTTATAGATTTAAGGCTTAAACCAAAACTTATCGTCATGAAAGCTTTAAAAATAATCGGAATTCTGATTTTGCTGCTTGTAGCTGTTGTAGTAATACTTGGGCTTGTAGCACCCAAAGAATACAATGTGGAAAGAAGCATTACCGTTGATGCCCCTTCTGTGTATGTCTGGGAGTATGTTAGTAGTCTTGAGGCGATGCATGAATGGTCACCCTGGAAAGACCGCGACACCAATCAGGTAGTGGAATACACTGGTGAACCCGGTACTGTTGGATCAAAGATGACATGGGCAGGAAATGAAAATGTAGGGGAGGGTTCTCAGGAAATTATATCCATAACGGATGAAGAGCGCATAGAAACGGAGTTGATTTTTCTAATGCCTTTTGGAGAGAGCAAATCAGATGCTTATATCCTTTTGAAGAATGGCGAAAATCAGACCGAAGTTACCTGGGGTTTCAATGGCAGCTCACCTTTCCCAATGAATGCCATGCTGCTTTTTATGGATATGGACGAGGTACTGGGTAAGGATTTTGACGAAGGGTTGAACAATCTGAAAGAGGCAGTGGAATCAAGCTATGATGAAAGTGCTCAAAGTTCCCTTTCCATCAATGAAATTGAACTGGATCGAAGGGTATATGTGCTTAAAAGGGATACCGTCAAATTTGATGCAATAGGTGATTTTTTCGAGGAACATCTTGGTGCTGTGTACAATGCCTTCTTAGAAAAACATGAAGAAGATGAAGCAGGAATGCCTTCGGGTTTGTATTATTCCTGGGATGAAGA is part of the Chitinophagales bacterium genome and encodes:
- a CDS encoding carbamoyltransferase, which produces MKIIGISAFYHDSAAVLLSDGAIVAAAQEERFTRKKHDEGFPANALKFCLKKGNCQLEDIDYIVFYDKPFLKFERLLETYYAFAPKGLRSFLSAMPIWMKEKLFLKRLLKEELNKLGKFDAKKQKILYSEHHLAHAASTFFVSPFEESAILTIDGVGEWATASLAMGKGNDIQILKELHFPHSLGLLYSAFTYFLGFRVNSGEYKLMGLAPYGNPEDPQTKEFVDLIKSKLIDLKADGSVWLDQSYFDYATGLRMANDKKWEQLFGFARRSEKEALQQKHCNLAMAIQQVTEEVVLKMAEYLKELTGQQNICLSGGVALNCVANGKLEEAGIFENIYIQPAAGDAGGALGAAISTHFMYLQNERTAPKNGIDSILYSYLGPEFSNAEIQSTLDGFKADYQLLETHQISKETAKLLADGKVVGWFQGGMEWGPRALGNRSILGDPGRSDMQKKLNLKIKYREGFRPFAPIVIEEDAHQFFEMKGPSPYMLMVKPVQQSIRKPLPSDFYDMELMERLKIERSTLPAITHLDFSARIQTVSKDSNERLYDLLQNFKQEKGYGVLVNTSFNVRGEPIVCTPEDAYHCFMNTEMDALAIGDFLLLKEKQPNWEKKSAEELFGLD
- a CDS encoding type II toxin-antitoxin system RelE/ParE family toxin, whose amino-acid sequence is MKYQIETIPYFQKRAKRLIKKFPSLKKELLELHNKLSADPETGTALGKNCYKIRLAIKSKNKGKSGGARVITYLYIRGKVVYLLDIYDKSEQSDITNKELVELLSEISNK
- a CDS encoding DUF4236 domain-containing protein, producing MAYYLRKALSFGPLRLNFSKSGIGLSAGVTGARVGIGPKGAYVHGGRHGLYYRKYLSSGKKSAKADAQNLQSGSRAYFVDTGLTYGKGIPQADEAEIPAAPDLEKGGCLAKGLLMLGVLMLFPGLFFWPYWIFFPAAFAILLGVVLSYQNKKQVKTSRALLEEIERDFEERKPVEEIIFKIKKANLPAQHKQFLDFHFFVLLHDTFYEQPEYIQPDELQKLEKQLVLPEKDKAAIKVTVFQTFLDEMMEDHLISAEEEQQLIQLKDTLQLKDAAIDREIKLMDAMVEMRRAMETEPSPLQSELQLKKEEKLYYRNEGKLLKEKIQKRFQRNNIQYKEIGYDVDMEGEVCLTSERILIIADGERSYSLDDVKDVTLSLEDNTLQLRITNRKNPLIFSMPDVPVFAGKLNHLLPDTA
- a CDS encoding SRPBCC family protein; this translates as MKALKIIGILILLLVAVVVILGLVAPKEYNVERSITVDAPSVYVWEYVSSLEAMHEWSPWKDRDTNQVVEYTGEPGTVGSKMTWAGNENVGEGSQEIISITDEERIETELIFLMPFGESKSDAYILLKNGENQTEVTWGFNGSSPFPMNAMLLFMDMDEVLGKDFDEGLNNLKEAVESSYDESAQSSLSINEIELDRRVYVLKRDTVKFDAIGDFFEEHLGAVYNAFLEKHEEDEAGMPSGLYYSWDEENMKTYMGAGIQVNSSEVKLKGYETIVLEPGNALQVDYYGAYEGLEEPHTIINDYIAANGRQYAGPAVEEYVTDPAEEPDTSKWLTRVIYYVE